TGATGTCCcaacatgcacatcctcaagtagcttagaagcttcctttgcgtcgacacaccttagcaaaCCCATATCCGGAGTTATTCTGTACATGTTCCCTCcaatgtggaagaagtgatttgacaatctcatGGGCGTTTGTTTTtgaatgtgatttgcatgctctagatattctccttttgataagtattccttgatgtcatggaaccaaggctttccatctgcctCCTCCTCGACATAAGCACAATATGCCagttgattatggatcctcatcaagatgggatcaatatagttcttatctggatgctgtatcattgatgacaaataGGCTAATgcgtcggcgaactcattctgaattctgggcacatgtcgtaATTCTTTCTTTATGAACctccttttcaattcctgcacatggtgcagatatggcaatatcttggaattcttggtagccATTCTCGTTgaacctggtgcacaagcaaatctaaaTTGTTGATCACCAACAACTCCTTAATGCTCATGTTGACTGctatgttgagccctagtatgctggcttcatattctgccatatttttggtgcagggaaatctgagtttagcagatattGGATAATGCTAACCCGTTTCTAACactaaaactgctccaatgcctgctcctttgaaatttgcggctccatcaaagaatatCCTCCAATCGTCATATGCTTCAGTAAtatcttctcctacgaatgatacttatTCATCAGGAagatacattttcaagggttcgtattctacACCCACTGGATTTTCAGCGAGGTGATCTGCTAATGCTTATTCCTTGACTgtcttttgagttacatagacgatgtctAACTCACTCAGTActatctgccatttagccaacttcccagtaggcatgggcttctggaatatgtattttagagggtccatcctggatataaggtatgtaatgtaggcatagaagtaatgcctcaacttctgggctgTCCAGGTCAACGCACAACAAATGCGTTCAAGCACCAAATACTGTGCtccataaggtgtgaatttcttactcaggtaatatatggctttctcctttcttcctgtcttatcttgttgtcccaaaacacatccaaaggctCCGTCTATCATTGATAGATAAAGCAACAAATGTCGTCCTAGTTCTGACGGGACCAGAACTGGCAGTctggataggtattccttgatcttgtcaaaagctttttgatAATCCTTGGTCCAACTTGTCTCGACCTCTTTCCTCATCATcttaaagatgggttcacatattactgtggactgtgctatgaatcggctgatgtagttgagccgtcccaggaagctcatcactTCCCTTTTGTTTTTAAGTGGTAGTAGCTCATGAATGGATTTGACTTttgtcggatctagctcgatccctcagcgactgacaatgaatcccaataacttccatgcaggaaccccgaatgcacactttgcggggttcaacttcaaattataCCTCTTGAGCctgtcgaagaatttcctcaagttttctatgtgatctgcggcccttttggatttgataatgacgtcgtccatatatacctctatttccttgtgtatcatatcatggaagatggttgtcatggccctcatgtaagtagccccagtaTTCATTAGACCAAAcaacatcattttgtaacagtatacaTCCTAAGGaataataaaagctgtcttctcagcgtcttcttcatccatccagatctagtGATAACCGGTGAAGCAatatacaaaggattggagttcatgcttggcgcaattatcaatcatgatatgtatatttggcagtgggaagtcgtctttgggacttgctctgtttaaatcccgataatcaacacacactcggaCCTTCCTgtctttctttggaactggcacaatgttaactaaccatgttgggtactcaatcaccctgagaaccttggatttgatctgcttggtaacttcctccttgattttcaaactcttatctggtttgaattttttgagtttctgcttgactgacGGGCATATGAGATTGGTAGACAACTTatgagctactatagatgtgctcaaaccggtcatatcgtcatatgaccatgcgaagatatcctcatatttcTTTAGAAaacggatgtactcttccttttgtgttggtgacaagtgaatgctgatgcgggtctctttgacggtctcgACATCTTCCAAATTTACTGCTTTCCAAGTTagatttaggcttgttctcaaaattctcaacttccctgacaatttcatcgggtatctcatcttcttcctccgaGTCACTATTCTCTTGTttcgttgcctcattacatgtcatagttactggttcatcaggaaaagtaataataaaattgtagaaaggaaaagtataaaaaatagtaatgaataatgataaaagatAAATGCATTTGActaaaactgagaaaattgttcgaacaaagcttggctcggtggatcgagcatttattttgaaacaaagaaatcttaaaaAAAATTGCTGGAAATTTaaaaatgcctagaatggctataaattcttccaagctacccagggactcggcgggctcgggatggtgtggcagtccagtttTTGAGAACAACTTACTTGCCATAGTCTGAATGGAGAAGCCTTTTTCttcctccccctccccctcctcaattatggcactgcagtccatattctcatcttccaagaacagatccttcagcccagctagtgcttcttcttcaacagttCCCCATATTTTGTCTGCCTAttggaaagcttgttccaaacgggGTATAGATTGCtaaagagggtaatacggtccacgccatggaggcgaacATTCCCTAtactcctgccatgtatactggtatccgagcccaatgGTGGTACCATGATTTCTCAGCCGTATCGGCTTGGTGATACCCTAGAGGTTCTTTCGTAACCCTTTGTTAGGTTCATATCtggaccatgccagtatgctctcTATTTTATTcctccaccatttatcc
This genomic stretch from Nicotiana sylvestris chromosome 9, ASM39365v2, whole genome shotgun sequence harbors:
- the LOC138877300 gene encoding uncharacterized protein, which codes for MSFLGRLNYISRFIAQSTVICEPIFKMMRKEVETSWTKDYQKAFDKIKEYLSRLPVLVPSELGRHLLLYLSMIDGAFGCVLGQQDKTGRKEKAIYYLSKKFTPYGAQYLVLERICCALTWTAQKLRHYFYAYITYLISRMDPLKYIFQKPMPTGKLAKWQIVLREDITEAYDDWRIFFDGAANFKGAGIGAVLVLETGSTRMATKNSKILPYLHHVQELKRRFIKKELRHVPRIQNEFADALAYLSSMIQHPDKNYIDPILMRIHNQLAYCAYVEEEADGKPWFHDIKEYLSKGEYLEHANHIQKQTPMRLSNHFFHIGGNMYRITPDMGLLRCVDAKEASKLLEDVHVGTSDPHMNGFVLAKKILRAEAASYKAVTKKLVADFVKDRFVYRFRVPESIITDNVANLNSDLMKAILSTISEHVQTSSNTLVGIMCLHSNVYVSPNPLTPV